A window of the Deltaproteobacteria bacterium genome harbors these coding sequences:
- a CDS encoding sigma-54-dependent Fis family transcriptional regulator, whose translation MKPGQDKGILLIVDDEPDMLPLLKRTISAEVDWEILTALSAKEALRILDDKTVDLVLLDIKMPEMDGMELLSLLKKNGNGPTVVMMTAYGVIDLAVEAIRKGAYDFITKPLDDTRLILTLRKAMEYHRLIHENRDLQRLVRQKDLFQDMVGTSPAMQRVFETIRTVAETDVTVLITGESGTGKELVARAIHQHSRRAEKNFVPVNCPTLPEPILEAELFGYVKGAYTDAKQDKPGLFQEAHGGTLFLDEIGDLPINLQTKLLRVLQEKEIKPLGSPKSLKVDVRVLASTNRNLKEKMAQERFREDLYYRLNVISLHLPPLRERREDIPLLVAHFLKRYAAEYGKEGLRLGPGLLEELSRLDWPGNVRELENTIRRAVILCRGPVITAADLGAEMEEKCVIPPTLRELPYREAKKEILDSFNKQYLSSLLMVHQGNVTHAAGQCGLERQAFQQLLRRYGIKSEDYRNQS comes from the coding sequence ATGAAACCGGGACAAGACAAGGGCATCCTCCTTATTGTAGATGATGAACCGGATATGCTGCCCTTGCTGAAGCGGACTATATCTGCCGAGGTGGATTGGGAGATCCTGACTGCCCTTTCGGCAAAGGAGGCTTTGAGAATCCTTGATGACAAAACGGTGGATCTGGTACTCTTAGACATCAAGATGCCGGAGATGGACGGCATGGAACTTCTTTCCCTTCTGAAGAAGAATGGGAATGGCCCGACCGTGGTGATGATGACCGCCTATGGGGTGATCGACCTGGCCGTGGAAGCCATACGGAAGGGGGCCTATGACTTTATCACCAAACCCCTTGATGACACCCGTCTCATCCTGACCCTCCGGAAGGCGATGGAATACCACCGCCTGATCCATGAGAACCGGGACCTTCAGCGGCTTGTCCGGCAAAAGGACCTTTTTCAGGACATGGTCGGGACCTCCCCTGCTATGCAGCGTGTCTTTGAGACCATCCGCACCGTGGCCGAGACGGATGTGACGGTGCTGATCACCGGAGAATCGGGGACCGGCAAAGAATTGGTGGCCAGGGCCATTCATCAGCACTCACGTCGGGCGGAGAAAAACTTCGTGCCTGTGAACTGCCCGACCCTCCCCGAGCCTATCCTGGAGGCGGAGCTCTTCGGCTATGTCAAAGGCGCCTACACGGACGCCAAGCAGGATAAACCAGGGCTCTTTCAGGAGGCCCATGGAGGAACCCTGTTTTTAGATGAAATCGGCGATCTGCCCATCAACCTTCAGACTAAGCTGCTGAGGGTTCTTCAGGAAAAGGAAATCAAGCCCCTGGGAAGCCCAAAGAGCCTTAAGGTCGACGTGCGCGTTCTGGCCTCCACCAACCGAAATCTCAAAGAGAAGATGGCCCAGGAGCGCTTTCGTGAAGACCTTTATTACCGACTGAACGTCATTTCCCTTCACCTGCCCCCGTTGCGGGAACGACGCGAAGACATTCCCCTTCTGGTGGCCCACTTCCTGAAAAGATATGCCGCGGAATACGGCAAGGAAGGCCTTAGACTCGGCCCCGGCCTTTTGGAAGAACTCAGCCGGCTGGATTGGCCCGGAAACGTGCGGGAGCTGGAAAACACCATTCGCCGGGCCGTTATCCTTTGCCGGGGTCCGGTCATCACCGCTGCCGATCTGGGGGCCGAGATGGAAGAAAAGTGCGTTATTCCCCCCACCTTGAGGGAACTTCCCTACCGCGAGGCCAAAAAAGAGATACTGGACTCCTTCAACAAACAATACCTTTCGAGCCTTCTGATGGTGCACCAGGGCAATGTCACCCATGCGGCCGGCCAATGCGGACTCGAACGCCAGGCCTTCCAGCAACTTCTCAGACGCTACGGAATAAAGTCCGAAGATTACCGCAACCAATCCTGA
- a CDS encoding sulfite exporter TauE/SafE family protein: MEIEFWGQKFKVNMVIGCIGGFLIAIISSMFGFGGGPFMMPLMAIGMGLPMYVVVGSSLLAIFFNTLMGTMQHYRFGNFDFLFFLIMFPAAILGGYIAPQIAKRVSPLWVKRIASLGLIILGLILLGILF; the protein is encoded by the coding sequence ATGGAAATTGAATTCTGGGGACAGAAATTTAAGGTTAATATGGTGATTGGGTGTATCGGCGGTTTCTTAATCGCTATTATCTCTTCCATGTTCGGGTTCGGGGGCGGTCCTTTCATGATGCCCCTCATGGCCATCGGCATGGGGCTGCCTATGTATGTGGTGGTGGGGAGCTCGCTTTTGGCCATCTTTTTCAATACCCTTATGGGGACCATGCAGCATTATCGCTTTGGTAATTTTGATTTTTTGTTTTTCCTGATCATGTTCCCGGCGGCCATCCTGGGAGGCTATATCGCCCCCCAGATCGCCAAACGGGTCAGCCCCCTGTGGGTCAAACGGATCGCCTCATTAGGGTTGATTATTTTGGGCCTGATTTTGTTGGGCATACTTTTTTAA
- a CDS encoding response regulator has product MALILSINEEKDSLTLAERLLTREGHQVTSFGKVREAVEWLKDHFPDLVLASGGRHGEKARETVNLLKKAGFIGSRILLLTGPGSLSSIRKAFQREVREVMSATYDHEDLVRMINSIV; this is encoded by the coding sequence ATGGCCCTTATCCTGTCAATCAATGAAGAGAAAGATTCGCTTACCCTGGCCGAAAGGCTCCTGACTCGCGAGGGGCACCAGGTAACCTCCTTTGGAAAAGTCCGAGAGGCGGTGGAGTGGTTGAAGGACCATTTTCCTGATCTGGTCCTGGCCAGTGGGGGAAGACACGGGGAGAAGGCCAGAGAAACCGTGAACCTGCTGAAAAAAGCCGGTTTCATAGGGTCCAGAATCTTACTCCTGACCGGTCCGGGATCCCTTAGCTCGATTCGTAAGGCCTTCCAGAGGGAGGTCCGGGAGGTCATGTCAGCGACTTATGATCATGAGGATCTGGTCAGGATGATCAACTCGATAGTATAG
- a CDS encoding PAS domain S-box protein — MSPRVLPMAFVEAVDMVGSATMILLAVLSVHQALILRRKDPQNIMWTYLVWFCSGLLVFAFSRSFGHIVKHALLAADLGPVWRLLKPVSGSLNTITFVIAGAITLFFSRVYRTYQRMLLDKTTIEKAHDEIAQLNVNLEKIVESRTRELGASEEKYRRVFENSKDMLFICDEEGTILDMNFSGVEMLGFQDRGDLVGQNLFKEFFLDQAVAAAVRNGLEEKGFLKDVELRLKTKKGNEYIVLFSGTVTRGGEGLPAGFEGIVKDITSRKQMEIQLLQADKLASLGQLSAGIAHEINNPLGLVLGYTRLILKEIDPATPITNDLKVIEKHALNCKKIVENLLRFSRATSTTKSPVNLNQLIQEMIAVVENKFNLEKVQVESHLAPDLPPTMADPDKMGQVFMNILMNARQAMERAGIITVSSNWDPETRHIRLSFEDTGSGIPPEILHKIFDPFFTTKPVGMGTGLGLAVSYGIVKDHEGEIRVESTPGEGSRFTVDLPIQEPEEGKTSLKDRVQ, encoded by the coding sequence TTGAGCCCCAGGGTCCTGCCCATGGCCTTCGTTGAAGCCGTGGATATGGTCGGTTCAGCGACCATGATCCTGTTAGCGGTGCTGTCTGTTCACCAGGCCTTGATTCTGAGACGAAAGGACCCGCAGAATATCATGTGGACCTACCTGGTCTGGTTTTGCTCCGGCCTTCTCGTCTTCGCCTTTTCAAGGTCCTTCGGCCACATCGTCAAACATGCCCTCCTGGCCGCGGACCTTGGACCGGTGTGGCGTCTCCTGAAGCCGGTCAGCGGTTCTCTGAACACCATCACCTTTGTAATAGCCGGGGCCATTACCCTGTTTTTCAGCCGGGTCTACCGGACCTATCAACGCATGCTTCTGGACAAGACTACGATCGAAAAGGCTCATGACGAGATCGCCCAGCTCAACGTGAACCTGGAAAAGATAGTGGAATCGAGGACCAGGGAATTGGGCGCCTCCGAAGAAAAGTACCGGCGGGTCTTTGAGAATTCCAAGGACATGCTCTTTATCTGCGATGAGGAGGGGACCATCCTGGACATGAATTTCTCCGGGGTGGAGATGCTGGGCTTCCAGGATAGAGGCGACCTGGTGGGCCAAAATCTTTTCAAGGAGTTTTTCCTGGACCAGGCTGTCGCCGCTGCGGTCAGAAACGGACTGGAGGAAAAGGGATTTTTAAAGGACGTCGAACTCCGTTTAAAGACCAAGAAGGGGAATGAATACATAGTGCTTTTTTCCGGTACCGTGACCCGTGGGGGTGAAGGCCTGCCTGCCGGTTTCGAAGGCATCGTCAAGGATATCACCTCCCGGAAACAGATGGAGATCCAACTCCTGCAGGCCGACAAGTTGGCCTCTCTCGGCCAGCTCTCGGCCGGGATAGCCCACGAGATCAACAATCCCCTGGGTCTTGTACTGGGATATACCCGTCTTATTCTGAAAGAGATCGATCCGGCCACACCGATCACCAATGACCTCAAGGTCATCGAGAAACACGCCCTGAATTGCAAGAAAATTGTCGAGAATCTCCTCCGGTTCTCCCGGGCCACGAGCACCACCAAATCGCCGGTGAATCTCAACCAACTGATCCAGGAAATGATCGCGGTGGTGGAGAATAAGTTCAACCTTGAAAAGGTGCAGGTCGAGAGTCATTTGGCCCCGGATCTGCCTCCCACCATGGCCGACCCGGACAAAATGGGCCAGGTCTTCATGAATATTCTAATGAACGCCCGGCAGGCAATGGAAAGGGCGGGCATCATAACGGTGTCCTCCAACTGGGACCCCGAGACCCGGCATATCCGTCTTTCCTTCGAAGACACGGGGAGCGGGATCCCCCCTGAAATTTTGCACAAGATCTTTGACCCCTTCTTCACTACCAAGCCGGTCGGAATGGGAACGGGACTGGGACTGGCGGTGAGCTATGGAATCGTCAAGGACCACGAAGGCGAGATCCGGGTCGAAAGCACCCCTGGGGAGGGCTCCCGGTTCACAGTTGATCTGCCTATCCAGGAACCAGAGGAAGGGAAAACGAGCCTGAAGGACCGGGTGCAATGA
- a CDS encoding PHP domain-containing protein has translation MRIDLHVHTFPRSPCSTIDPQALVQEARRIGLDGFCLTEHQVLWDPDEVERLAGDQGIKIFLGNEITTAQGDILVFGLHKPIQGIITVQELQKEVKAAGGFSIAAHPFRGFKVFGLGQLGMTLDQACKKKSLQFVDAVEIRNGRVTEKENEVAGKVAERLGLWGTAGSDAHDINALGTWVTVFQNSLETETDLLRELRAGNFTIGSARS, from the coding sequence ATGCGCATAGACCTGCATGTTCATACCTTCCCCCGATCCCCCTGCAGTACTATCGATCCGCAGGCCTTGGTTCAAGAGGCCAGGCGGATCGGTTTGGACGGGTTTTGCCTTACCGAGCATCAGGTATTGTGGGATCCGGATGAAGTGGAAAGGCTGGCCGGTGACCAGGGGATCAAGATATTCCTGGGAAATGAAATCACCACAGCCCAGGGGGATATCCTGGTTTTTGGTCTTCATAAGCCCATACAGGGCATCATAACGGTTCAGGAACTTCAAAAGGAAGTCAAGGCTGCCGGCGGTTTTTCCATCGCCGCCCATCCTTTTCGAGGATTCAAGGTTTTTGGTCTGGGACAGTTAGGGATGACTCTGGACCAGGCCTGCAAAAAGAAGAGCCTACAATTCGTGGATGCCGTTGAGATCAGAAATGGCCGGGTGACGGAAAAAGAAAACGAGGTTGCCGGGAAGGTGGCCGAACGGCTGGGACTTTGGGGGACAGCCGGCAGCGACGCCCACGATATCAACGCGCTGGGGACCTGGGTGACTGTTTTTCAAAATTCCCTTGAAACCGAAACGGATTTGCTTCGTGAGCTTCGTGCCGGAAATTTTACCATCGGTTCGGCCCGCTCTTAG
- a CDS encoding TSUP family transporter has translation MRKAKGKWKGLGKGGILALALLVGLPVITFLTAGAQEKTVQAPAPLSAGGPVTIQVDKTQLNNGGTINVTGTAPPGKPVYLEISAEKKVRANLFDNKRDKETGQIPYIFYLTDEMPAFYKIIVPKDLKGKIEEIKKEGRKWSFSKALKDLGADIAYSAPGKIKIDKYKTSILASVTGSRGELLPAMDEKENKKRSMQLVKSRFRGVGKVLAAGVETSPDGTFKAQVKLASGLPNGNYRIIAVADKNLKSQPQVLENRVSFPTVYLSNAGTSINLFWPFLLTLAIAIFGVLMGAGGGFILNPLLVLLWPLPHNVVAGTVMPTVLFSQGTGIYNYSKIKFINWKVGVGVGVAMLFGGFIGPKLTELITLDQFKFVFGWILLVLAGLLIWQTTPGYMSKNKKEQAILKEFKKRAEEAAKAKKA, from the coding sequence ATGAGGAAGGCAAAAGGAAAATGGAAGGGGTTGGGGAAGGGGGGAATCCTGGCCCTGGCTCTGTTGGTTGGCCTGCCGGTCATAACTTTTTTAACCGCCGGGGCCCAGGAAAAAACGGTCCAGGCACCGGCTCCCCTCTCGGCCGGAGGACCGGTTACCATTCAAGTGGATAAAACCCAATTAAACAACGGCGGGACCATCAACGTGACGGGCACGGCCCCTCCGGGGAAACCGGTTTACCTGGAAATTTCGGCCGAGAAAAAGGTCCGGGCCAACCTGTTTGACAACAAGCGGGATAAAGAAACGGGACAGATTCCTTATATTTTTTATCTCACCGATGAGATGCCGGCTTTTTATAAAATCATCGTCCCCAAGGACCTGAAAGGGAAAATAGAGGAGATTAAAAAAGAAGGACGGAAATGGTCCTTTTCCAAGGCCCTGAAGGATCTGGGGGCGGATATAGCCTATTCGGCCCCGGGGAAAATAAAGATCGATAAATACAAGACCTCGATCCTGGCCAGCGTTACCGGTTCCCGGGGGGAATTGCTGCCGGCCATGGATGAAAAAGAGAACAAAAAGAGGTCCATGCAATTGGTCAAATCCCGTTTCCGCGGTGTGGGCAAAGTGCTGGCCGCCGGGGTGGAAACCAGTCCGGATGGAACCTTCAAAGCCCAGGTTAAGTTGGCCTCCGGTCTCCCGAACGGCAATTACCGGATCATCGCCGTGGCCGACAAGAACCTGAAAAGCCAGCCGCAGGTTTTGGAAAACCGGGTCAGTTTCCCCACGGTTTACCTCTCCAATGCCGGGACCAGCATTAACCTGTTCTGGCCTTTTCTGTTGACCCTGGCCATAGCCATCTTCGGGGTCCTGATGGGGGCCGGCGGCGGGTTTATCCTCAACCCGTTGCTGGTGTTGCTCTGGCCGTTGCCGCACAACGTGGTGGCCGGGACGGTCATGCCCACGGTCTTGTTCTCCCAGGGCACGGGAATCTATAATTATTCCAAGATCAAGTTCATTAACTGGAAGGTCGGCGTCGGGGTTGGGGTGGCCATGCTGTTCGGCGGGTTCATCGGCCCGAAATTGACCGAGCTGATCACTCTGGACCAGTTTAAGTTTGTATTCGGCTGGATCCTGCTGGTTTTGGCCGGCCTGCTTATCTGGCAGACTACCCCTGGGTATATGTCTAAAAACAAAAAAGAGCAAGCCATATTGAAGGAATTTAAAAAACGGGCTGAAGAAGCGGCCAAGGCCAAGAAAGCTTAG